In Populus nigra chromosome 1, ddPopNigr1.1, whole genome shotgun sequence, one genomic interval encodes:
- the LOC133672772 gene encoding CLAVATA3/ESR (CLE)-related protein 46, producing MKWIKIASCLSKTLSSFSRSMQHLKPRMSRLTFVHLLLAWLLLVASQQRFSSNIKVQAVEAVHFKPNPAQLTSKSHKGNVLPVWVAEKRIHKSPSGPNPVGNHNPPSKQ from the exons ATGAAGTGGATAAAAATTGCTTCTTGCTTGTCCAAAACACTATCATCATTCAGTCGCAGCATGCAACATTTGAAGCCCAGGATGAGCAGGCTGACTTTCGTCCATCTTCTCCTGGCGTGGCTGCTGCTTGTAGCTTCTCAACAACGTTTCTCCTCCAATATCAAGGTCCAAGCTGTTGAAGCAG TTCATTTCAAACCGAACCCTGCTCAACTTACCTCAAAATCACACAAGGGAAACGTCTTACCAGTTTGG GTTGCAGAGAAGAGGATTCATAAAAGTCCATCAGGACCCAACCCTGTAGGCAATCACAACCCACCATCCAAGCAATGA
- the LOC133672766 gene encoding inner membrane protein PPF-1, chloroplastic-like: protein MARTLLSSPPFIGTPLPSLSRHALTTNRRFISTRIKLSLHDNIPPIHHHLHSSVDFNTIISRAEGFFYTLADAAVAVDSAASTTISDTADAAQKNGGWFGFISDGMEFVLKVLKDGLSAVHVPYAYGFAIILLTIAVKVATLPLTKKQVESTLAMQNLQPKIKAIQQRYAGNQERIQLETSRLYRQAGVNPLAGCFPTLATIPVWIGLYQALSNVANEGVLTEGFFWIPSLGGPTTIAARQSGSGISWLFPFVDGHPPLGWHDTAAYLVLPVLLIASQYVSMEIMKPPQTDDPTQKNTLLVFKFLPIMIGYFSLSVPSGLSIYWFTNNVLSTAQQVWLRKLGGAKPVVNENASGIITAGRAKRSASQPGQPGDRFKQLKEQDKSKTLRKALPTEGVQALDSASGSDEDSDEETNDKGEEVLEETYASIASKRVPDISRPKKSKRSKRKRTV, encoded by the exons ATGGCGAGAACTCTCCTTTCATCCCCACCGTTCATCGGCACACCTCTCCCCTCTCTTTCTCGCCACGCTCTCACTACCAACCGTCGATTCATATCCACCAGAATCAAGTTAAGCTTACACGATAACATTCCCCCAATTCATCATCACTTGCACTCTTCAGTTGATTTTAATACAATTATTAGCAGAGCAGAAGGATTTTTCTACACGCTCGCCGATGCCGCCGTCGCTGTCGATTCCGCTGCTTCCACTACTATATCTGATACCGCTGATGCTGCTCAAAAGAACGGCGGTTGGTTCGGTTTTATCTCTGATGGTATGGAATTCGTTCTTAAGGTGTTGAAAGATGGGCTTTCAGCTGTACACGTGCCGTATGCTTATGGTTTTGCCATTATTTTGCTTACTATTGCTGTTAAAGTTGCTACTTTGCCTTTGACCAAGAAACag GTTGAATCTACACTGGCTATGCAAAACCTGCAACCTAAGATAAAAGCTATTCAACAAAGATATGCAGGAAATCAG GAAAGAATACAGCTTGAGACGTCGCGTCTATATAGGCAGGCTGGAGTTAATCCGTTAGCAG GTTGTTTTCCTACTTTGGCTACAATACCAGTATGGATAGGCCTGTATCAAGCGCTTTCAAACGTTGCAAATGAG ggAGTGTTGACGGAAGGTTTCTTTTGGATACCCTCTTTGGGTGGGCCAACTACAATTGCAGCTCGACAAAGTGGATCCGGCATTTCCTGGCTTTTTCCTTTCGTG GATGGTCATCCACCATTAGGCTGGCATGACACTGCAGCATACCTGGTTTTGCCTGTCCTCCTCATTGCTTCTCAGTATGTATCAATGGAGATCATGAAACCTCCCCAG ACAGATGATCCGACTCAAAAGAATACACTTCTTGTTTTCAAGTTTCTACCCATCATGATTGGTTACTTCTCTTTGTCTGTTCCATCAGGATTATCTATATACTG GTTCACAAACAACGTCCTCAGCACAGCCCAACAGGTATGGTTACGCAAATTAGGTGGTGCAAAGCCTGTGGTTAATGAGAATGCAAGTGGAATCATCACTGCAGGACGTGCAAAAAGATCAGCTTCACAACCAGGGCAGCCTGGTGATAG GTTCAAGCAGTTAAAGGAACAAGACAAGAGCAAAACATTGCGCAAGGCATTGCCAACAGAAGGTGTTCAAGCTCTGGATTCTGCATCTGGTTCTGATGAGGATTCAGATGAAGAGACCAATGACAAG GGGGAGGAGGTTCTGGAAGAAACATATGCATCTATTGCAAGCAAAAGGGTCCCTGATATTTCACGGCCAAAGAAAAGCAAGCGGTCAAAGAGAAAGCGAACTGTATAA